Proteins from a genomic interval of Antedon mediterranea chromosome 5, ecAntMedi1.1, whole genome shotgun sequence:
- the LOC140049694 gene encoding uncharacterized protein, with amino-acid sequence MAHIEKFNIIKPYQHGFLKKHSCETQLLNTIEEIIRHFDQGSKRQIDVQILDFSKAFDTVAHQRLLHKLSKYGISGKTLNWIQYWLTNRNQCVIVDGEISKTAKVTSGVSQGTVLGPLMFLV; translated from the coding sequence ATGGCTCATATTGAAAAGTTCAACATCATCAAGCCATACCAGCATGGCTTTCTGAAGAAACATTCATGTGAAACTCAACTCTTAAACACAATTGAAGAAATCATCCGCCATTTTGACCAAGGAAGTAAACGCCAAATTGATGTACAAATACTTGACTTCAGTAAAGCGTTTGACACGGTTGCGCATCAGAGACTACTCCACAAACTCAGCAAATATGGAATATCAGGAAAAACTCTAAACTGGATCCAGTATTGGCTTACAAATAGAAACCAATGTGTCATAGTTGATGGAGAGATATCAAAAACAGCAAAGGTAACATCAGGAGTGTCTCAAGGCACGGTACTTGGTCCGTTAATGTTTCTAGTATAA